GGCGCGCCAGGTGATCGGCGTCGACGCCCGCGACGTCCAGGAAGTCGTGGTGACGCGGCTCGCCCGCACGCTTTCGGTCAAGGACATCGAGCAGCAGGTGGCGCGCGCGATCGAGCATCGCGGCGGGCTTGGCGACGCCGCCAATATCAGCCTGACCTTCGACCGCGACCTGCAGGACATCCGGCTCGATGCCGCCAACACCGGCGCGCTCCAGGCGGTGGCCGCGCGCTACGATTCCCGCAGCACCCGCTTCGACGTCGCCTTCGAGATCGCCAACGAGAACAGCTCGACGCCGACCCGGCTGCGCTTCACCGGCAGCGCGATCGAGACGGTGGAAGCCGCCGTCGTGATGCGCGACGTCGATCGCGGCGATGTTCTGAAGGCTTCCGACGTCGTGGTCGAGCGACGCCCGAAGGCCGACATCTCCGGCGAGGCGGCAAGCCGCGACAAGGCGGTCGGCATGCAGCTGCGCCGTCCGGTCCGCACCGGCCAGGCGCTGAAGACGACCGACCTTGCGCGGCCAGACCTCGTGCAGCGCGACCAGGGCGTGACGATCATCTACCAGACGCCCGGCCTCTACCTCACCGTTCGCGGCAAGGCGCTCGACAACGGCACCGAGGGCGACGTCGTCAACGTTCTCAACCTGCAATCCAAGCGCACCGTCACCGGTGTCGTCGTCGCGCGCGGCCAGATCGCGATCCAGGCCGTCACCCCGCGCGCCGAACCCGAGGCCACCGCA
This genomic interval from Bradyrhizobium sp. NP1 contains the following:
- the flgA gene encoding flagellar basal body P-ring formation chaperone FlgA, coding for MMRSLLLATALLAFDAATAFAETTDAIAVPVLRARVTVTGDVVRIGDVIDNAGPAGATAIYRAPDPGTTGTLPAAQVLAALRARQVIGVDARDVQEVVVTRLARTLSVKDIEQQVARAIEHRGGLGDAANISLTFDRDLQDIRLDAANTGALQAVAARYDSRSTRFDVAFEIANENSSTPTRLRFTGSAIETVEAAVVMRDVDRGDVLKASDVVVERRPKADISGEAASRDKAVGMQLRRPVRTGQALKTTDLARPDLVQRDQGVTIIYQTPGLYLTVRGKALDNGTEGDVVNVLNLQSKRTVTGVVVARGQIAIQAVTPRAEPEATASIAPEPAAVSVASSTASVTPKAE